The sequence CCGGAAGCGAAACGGTCGGGGAAAGATACGAGCAGGTGGTTCCGCAACTCGACGCCGAGCACTTCGGGATCGTGACGAACGCCCTGCGTGACGGAACGGTCGAGGACGAAGCCCTCAACAGCATGGACGCGACGCAACGACGTGCGGCCGCCATGCTCTACGCGATCGCCGCGTCCGAGGAGAACAGATTCCCGGGAGCCGCCAAGGCGCTGCGGAGCGCCTTGGACCGCCAGACGGACCCGTACCACGAAGCACCGGAATTCCTGAAGGACTTCCCGATGGGCATGCCGAGCAAGGCGGGCGGCGGAGCGCGGTACTACGAGGACGTACTGAGCGGCAAGAAAGAACTCACCGAAGAAGCTCGCCGGACGCTGGAGGACATGTCGTCCTCCTCCGACGAGGAGACTTCTGCCTGACCTCCCGGCGACAGCGGGCTGTCGCGACCGATCCGCCGGTCGGGCCCTGGACAGGCCGGGCCGGCCGTCGCGCTGGTGAGGACAGAAGGCAGGCATCCCGGAGACCGGCAGACCGGCACCGGCCCGTTGGCCGGTGCCGCACTCGCACGCGAAGGAGACCTACGCCTCCGCACTCGGCACCCGAGCGGTGCGTGACGGTCGGCTCCTCCATCTCGTGTGTCTGGTACGGGGTTTGAGGGGCATCCGGATGGCAGGAAGGAGGACTGCCGGATGACGGCTCCCCGCAGGCACATGCCCGGCTGGGCGAAGGCGGTGACCGCCTTCGTACTGGTACTCGCGCTGCTGTTCGCCGGGATCGGACTGGCCGTGCTGCCGGGCATCAAAGGTCTGTTCGGCACGGAGACGCACGACCGCTCGGGCCCCGCTCTCCTCAAGTCCATCAAGGACATGAGCCGTTACGACGCGGCCTCGGGCAACTTCCAGGTCGTCGTCGACCTGGAGAAGGACACCAAGTACCTCCCGGACGCCCTTCGTGGTACCCGCACCCTGTACGTCGGCGCCGGCACGGTGGACGCGTACGTGGACCTCGGCAAGGTGGGCGGCAAGGACGTGACGGTGAACAAGGAACGTACGTCGGCCACGCTGCGGCTCCCGCACGCACGACTGGGCGCACCG comes from Streptomyces sp. SCL15-4 and encodes:
- a CDS encoding DUF4230 domain-containing protein; translation: MTAPRRHMPGWAKAVTAFVLVLALLFAGIGLAVLPGIKGLFGTETHDRSGPALLKSIKDMSRYDAASGNFQVVVDLEKDTKYLPDALRGTRTLYVGAGTVDAYVDLGKVGGKDVTVNKERTSATLRLPHARLGAPALDAEHSYAVSKQRGLLDRLGDLFSDNPNSEHAVQKLAVSHIREAAEGSGLVARAESNTTDMLEGLLHSLGFKEVRVSYSH